The Streptomyces sp. ICC1 DNA window AACGGCTCGACGAGCGGCGCGGCCAGACCTACCGGAGCAAGGCCGTCGCAGACATCCGGAAGCACGCCCGAGGCCAGGACGGCGCGAGCGTGGGCGAAATTCTGCGCGCTGCTGCTGGTCCCCTGCAGGTTTTCCATGCTCCCACAGGCATGGGCAAGAACGTGCTCAGCGAACTCGTGGCGCTATGGTGCGCACAGACCGGCCTGGTGATGTCGCTGGTGGTCCCGCAGAGCGCCCAAGTACTTGCCTGCGTGCACCGGCTGCGCCAGGACCTGGACGACCTGGGCGTGAAAGCGCAGGTCGCTCCGATCATTTCCCCGGCCTCCATGCAGGAGCTCGCCGAACAAGCGGCCAGCAATCCGCAGGATGGGCCAGCCTTCCGCTCCTGGGTATACCGGGAGATGTCCTACAGCTGTCCGCTGACCGCGCATGCCACTGTCTCATCGGCGGCGGTGGACTCATGGTCACCGGGCCAGGAACCGTGCGACCAACTCAAGGCGAACGGACCCGGCGGGCGCACGGTGTACGCGTGTCCCTGGCGCGGAACCTGCGGGAAGTTCCGCCACCACCGCGCCGCGGCCACGGCGAGCATCCTGGTGACCAACCATGCGAACTTTCTCAGCGGGCACATCCACACCCCCCTGCGAGGACGTCCCGCACCCGGCCGCAACATGACCACCGAACAACTCCTCCTGCACCGCAGCCACCTTGTGATCATCGATGAGGTCGACGCGCTACAGGCCTTGGCATTCGACCGCGCCGCCCGCCAGGTGCTCTTGGCACGGGACGGATCCTCCAACACGCCGGTGCGTGATCTCGACGCCCAGTTCAGGCAGCACTGCAACCGCCTTGACATGAGCGTCGAACAGTACCTGCGCCCCTTGATCACGCATTTGATGTGGCTGGCAGAGTCGTACGTGTCCCACCTCGTGGGAGGCGTCATCCACCCGGACCGTGAACGCCGCAGCATGGTCGTGCCACGACGATGGGACGGCCTGATCGCCGCCCGGATCTTTGGTCTGCCCACCGGCGAGCGCCCCAGCCCTCAGCAGATGGAGGCCGTCAGCCAGCTCTACAAGCGCGAGGGCCCCCTGGAATTCGCCGACACCGTTGAGGGCCTGTCCGAACTGCGCAGCCTGCTCTCCTCCATCACCGACCTGTCAGGCGGACTGGACAGACTCAACCACGCCACCCTGAAACTCATCGAGGACGCGTTCTCCGCCATCACCGGTGAGACCGACGAGAAGCGGCTCCACCCCCTGGCACTGTTCTCCGCCCGCCGCGCCTACCTGGAAGAGATGCGCAGCATCCTGCACCGCATCGTCAGCGTCGCAGGCCCCCTCCAAGGCGCCGGCATCTCCGCCACGAACGACCTTGCCGACGCGCTCGCCTCGCACGTCCCCTGGCGAGCAGCCCCCTACGGCCCCCTGGGCCGCCCGCTGTTCGCGTTCTCCGAAGCCTTCGACCCCTCCGACCGGCGCCAGACGACTCTCCACCTCAAGTCCTACGTCGGCGACCCCCACACCCACATCGCCTACCTGGGGGACGTGACCGCACTCGCCCACACCGGGACCCGCCGCGCCGTGATCGGCATGTCGGCCACCGCCTACATGCCCTACGCCCCCCGACACCACATCCTGCAGAAACCCACTTGGTACGTACCCGACGACGTCAACGGAAGCCTCACCGTCGAGCTGCAACCAGGACAGGACAACGGAGCCAACATCGTTGTCTCGGGCACCGACGGCGAATACCGAGAACGCGCCTACGAAGCCATGGGACGCAGCCTCGGACGCGACCTGCCGCCACAGCTGGCCGCCGTCACCGTAGACCCGGAGACCGCACACCGCGCCTATGCCCTGCTCGCACCCACCGCATACACCGCGGGGCCGGCCATCGCACGAGGCATGATCGCGGCTGGCGTCGGTGCCTCCGAGATCTGCGTCGCTGTGCGAGCCCGAGACATGGCGTCCTACGAGCGCAACCCGCCGGGCTGGGTGCCCATCCCCAGCGACCGGCTCGAGCAGTTTCCCTACAGCGTGGGCCACGGCCGGTGCCGCTATCTCATCTCCCCCATGGCCCGCGTCGAACGAGGTCTCAACATCGTCGACAGCGCAGGCCGCTCCCTGCTGCATGTCGCATGCCTGGTCAACCGGCCGGTCCCGGTCATGGAAGACCCGCCGGTGCTGCTCTCGATGGTGAACTCCATCGCGTACCGCCACCATCAAACAGGTGCCCACCCGGCTGCCGAACTGGAACGCCTGCGCATCCAGGCAGGCCACACCTTCGATGACATCAGAAGCGGCCAGGGGTACTTCAAGTCATTGGGCACGGACGTCAAACTCGCCGTCGTCGCCGAGATCCTCACGCGCCTCATCCAACTCGGCGGCCGAACCCGCCGCGGCGGAGACCCCGGACTGCTGCGCCTCCTGGATGCGGCGTTCACCGACACTGCCTTCCACTCCACGCTCCCCGCACTCCTGGGCCAACTCCGCTCCGAGTGGACCGAACGCGGGGAGATGCCTCTGATCGAGGAGATCTACCGCACCACCATGACAGACGCCCTCCTCGGCCTGGCAGAACGCGCATCCGCGAACCTGGAAGAAGAACAGGAGTTCCCGCAGTGGTGAACACCGACAGCGACCAGAGCCTCTTCACCCTGTCCTTCCCCATGGACGATCGGCTCCTGGGCGAGGTGTACGTCTACCCTCAATCGGAGCAGTTCCCCTCCACTTGGAACCGGCTGCCCAAGCCCAGGGGCAAGGACGCCATGCAGCCGATCGCCTCCCTGCAAACGGCCGCCCGCGCTGTCACCGGGGAACGCCTGGTGTTCACAGACCCCAACCGCCCGGCATTCAACGGCCCCTGGGCCAGGCGCACCCTCCTCATCACCCCCAGCCCGCTCGACCCTTTGGCGATCGGCAACCTGGTCCGCGAATGGGAAGCCCGTATCCCTGGCCACGAGCGGCACGACACCCTCGCCCCCCTGCTGGATCTCCAAGTCGGCGGGCCCTACGCACTCAGGGACATCCTGCAGCGCGACACCCAAGGACGCATCACCGGACCGTACTGGGCGTTCAGGGTCGCTGGCTGGCAACTGGCGAACCTGCTTGCCAGCCAGCCCATGCCCATCGACGACCAACTGCCTGCGCCCCTGCCGTTCCTCCTCGACAGCGACGGCGACCTTCTCGCTTGGCAATCCCCGCTCACCCACGAGAAGTCGTGGACAGACGAAGAGAGCGGCAAACGGCGGCGGATCGTCGGCTACGCGATGGAGCGCATCCACATCGAAGTCGAACCAGCACCGGGCGGGCGCATCCTCGTCGCCCACCTCTCGGCACGCATCTCCCGCGTCGCCAACCACTGGAAAGGCATCCGGAACGCCCTCGTACGTCACTCCGTGAACCCCAACGTGATCCTCAAGGCCCCGATCCGAACGCGCTGGGAGAAGGGGCCGGGCGGCTTTATGCAGCCGAAGTCAGTTGACTACCACGGAGCCACCGCCCAGATCGTCGAGGCATGCGGCGTCGGCCGGCTGCCCGAGCCGCCCACCGATCTCGATGAGCTGAGCGAAGTACGGGGCGTGCACCGCACGGGCAAACACCCGATCGAGAAAGGCGCTGGCGCAATGTTCCTCGCCAAGCTAGAGGAACATGCAACCCGGGTATTCGATCAGGCACCGGTCACCTATCAGGCCACCAGCGTCAAGATCAGCAAACCCACCGTCGACTTCCGACCCTACGTACCGGCTGACAAGATCGCTCCTGCCCTGGCCAACGCTGACATCGCAGCTCTGCGCACTGTCGTCGTCTACGAGTCGACAGAGTGGAAACGACGGGTTCTTGGACAACTCGCCCGTGACTACAGCCTCCCCGCCCTAGCCGGACTCGCCGACGAGAAGCCGCTCCAGGTAGTCCCCGGCTTCGAGCTAGTGGCCATGCACTTGCCTGAGCTCGTCCGCCACGGTGACCAGGACCGCGGCCTGATCCTCAACAGCCTTCCCTGGTTCAAGCGCACAGCCGAACGCGACCTCGTCACGGCCCTGTGCGAGACCCGATATCTCACTGACCAGGAGAAGGAGAACAGAGTTACCGACGCCAAGCACGCCCTCAAAGACCTGTTCGCCGAACGAGGCATCCCCTCCCAGTTCATCACCATGGACTCCGACCCCGGAGACCCCTACCGGATGAACATGCGCGACCGGGTAGAGCGCTCAAAAGCCCGCAAAGCAGGCTCACCGGACCCCGCTGTGGACTACAAAGACGACAACGCAGTCCAGATCGCACTTGGCAGCCTGCAGTCCGACTCCGGCATCATCGACAACCGCCTGGCCGGCACCGCGTTCCACCGCAACGCCAAAGACACCGCCCTGGACCGAGAAGCCGTCGCCGTCGGACTGTGGACCCGCCTCCACCGCTTCGAAGAAGCCACCGGCCGCCCCAAACGCGCCGCCGTCCTGGCCATCACCCTCGTCGCCATGCGGATCACACAGGGGGAAGACGAGTACTGGCCCACCCTGATGTACAGCGACCAAGGCTGGCAGCGCCTCGCCCGGGCCCGCGCACTCCACCACACCGGCCCCATCGGCAAGAAGGGCCACCATCTACGCAAAGAACAGCAGGGTCCCGACCACGTCTGCGACTACGTAGACCGGGCCCTAGCCGCCCTCACCCAGCGTTATCCCCTCATCGTCTTCACCGAACAGCGCAAAGGCATCTGGCCTGGCCTGTCCAACGAGAGACTGGGCGACCCGAGGATCCCGGGACAACAACTCATCGCACAAGGCTGGGACATCTCAGTCGTCCGTGTCGGCAACGGACAAGGAACCCCGCAGCCATCCCGACGCATCGGTGGTGGAGGGAAACTCCCCAAGAACCCCGAGCAACCTGTCATGCCCGAAAAGCTCCTCTACCGATCCGACCACGGTGGTGTCCCCTCGTGGCTGTTCGCCGGCCAATCCCGCCAGCATGCTGGCGGCCAAAGGACCGGTACCCAGCACACACGCCGCACGCTGCCCAGCGGCCAAATTGCCCAGATGAGTTCCCCGTTCCACGCCATGACCCGCAGCGAGTACGTCGTAGCGCACCCTGGGGCATGGCGCGAGGAACAACTCACCGGCCTCGCAGCCCGCATCTCAGAGCAAGCGGCCATGTGGGATGGCCGCACCAACCTTCCCGCCCCCCTTCACCTCGCCAAGAGCGCAGACGAGAAGCATCCGGGCTTTATGGACCAAGAGGGACTGAATGATTGAAATGACGAAACGCTCCTGGCCCTTCGGAGAATTCCCCATCTGAAGTTGCTCCGACAGGGAGGCAAATCTGCCCGGACGGCCGTACCACAGACAGGAGTGTGGGTGCCCCTGTCCCCCCACGACCTGGGGATTCCTGCTGTGCGGCCGTCCAACTTCACCTTCGGCGCCCCACCCTCGTACCCTGCGCAGGGGCGGCTGGCTGGCGAAGGTCCAGAAGGACGGCACGCATCATACGTCGCGGGATACATCATCTCTGCGTGAGGGACGGGCAACACGCTGGTCGGGCAGCACACGGCACAGCAGGTCGATATCCGGCACGCGGCTGTGAGCATGATGGGCTGCGCTGCTGCTGCTGCTGCTGCTGCTTGGCGTGGGGCGTGCTGATGGTATGTCCCGGTCTGGACCGGGCTGCTGGCGATAGACGCCCTTGAGGGAGCTGTAGCGAGCTGTTCAATCTCTGGCACGGGCGCTGCCCGAGCAGGTAGCCGACGGCGAATGCGGCGTCCGAGCTGGCGACGCCCATCACGCCCACCTCATGCCGACTTTGGAGAGCTGCTCCGTCCGCTGGGGCGTGAGGGTGGAGGCTCGGGTGCGTTGGTTGGCGATCCACGCACCGAGCCTGAGTTCGACGTCCCGCTGTGCCTGGTCCTGGCTGTCGCCACCGATGGTGATCGTCTCGATGTGCTTGCGGGGCACAGTCAGGTGCCCCTCGCGGGCGAAGAACTGGGTCGCAGCGTCATAGTGCAGCTCCCACTTGTCCGCCTGGCTGGTGCGGGGCTTCGGCTTCTCGTCCTCGCCGGCAGGTGCGATCCCGAGGACGTGTTGGCACATCCACTGCTGCACACTGGTGAGTTGGTCCCATCCGTGTCGGACGGAGGTGACCCACCGGCCGAGGTCCTCGCCCTGGCACATGGTCTCGCCCGCAGCGGTGGGCAGGTCCTGGCCGGTGCCGAGATGGCGGCGGACGAGGTGGAAGCAGCGCTGCCAGGCCACCGGCCAAACGGGGCACCATGCGGGGTCGATCGCCTCCAGCTGCTCGCGGCGTTCCTGCGTCATCGTCCAGGCCGATGAGTGGACTGGCAGTCCCTGGGTGCGCCGCTGCTCGATCTCCGTGGCCTTGCGGGCCGCGGCTCGCGCGTTCTTCAGCCAGATTCCCACCGCCGCGCCTTGGTAGGTGGCGTCCACCGGCGCCAAGAGGTGTCCGTGTTCGGCGGCCCAGCCATGTGCGGCGGACAGGCCTTCTTCCCAGTTGACGTCGTAGTGGGACCAGATCATGCCGAGTTTCTCCAGCTGCCGGGCGCGTTCCTGGCTCATGCCGCCGCGGTTGTAGAGGCGCCTAGCGTCGGCGATCCACTGTCCGAGGGGGAAGGCGGCGAGGGTGGCTGGCCAGCGGGATGTCGCCGTGGCCTCTACGGCGGGGACGCGAAAGGTGGACGGGACGCGGAGGTCGCCCTGGGTGCGGGCGTAAATGACGGCGGCCTCGATCCCGCGTCGCCAGTGTTCGTGTTCGGGGTTGAGGACACGCAGGTTGATGAACGCGGAGAGCGCGGCTGGGTCGCGGGGCGTGGAGAACTTGAGCAGGGCCTTGGCGGGCGCGCTGACGTCTCTGGAGCCGTCCCTGCTTCCATTGCTGTTCATGGCGCTGTTCGTGGTGCTGGGCTTATAGCGGCTCGGCGCCTGTGGTTCGGCGAGGGTTTCCACGATCCGGGCGTCGTGGGCCCGGAGTGCTGCCAGGAGCTTGGCGAGTCCGCCGTACGCTCGGCTGGTGAGCATGTTGTCTGGCGTCTCGCCGGGTCCGAGGAGGACCGGCACGACGAGGGAAGCCACCTTCCCTTCGTCGGGCTGCATGCGCAGGGCGCGGCCGACGGCTTGAACGAGGTCGGGCATGGAGCCGCGGACGTCGGCCCAGTAGACGGAGTCGCAGGTGCGGGTGTCGACGCCTTCACCGAGCACCTTCACGGAGGACAGGTAGGCCTTCTCCACGGTGGTGCCATCCGTGGCGATGCTGTCGGCGAATTCGGCGAGGACACGGCGCCGATGGAGCGGCCTGTGTTCCCCGCACAGCCAGTCCGCCCAGATGGTGGCCGGGTAGAGCTCAGGGTCCACGTTGTTCAGCTGCGCGGTGACGTCGGGGAGGCCGACCGCGAAGGCCTCGGCTTCTTTGACAACGTGGTGGAAGACGAGCGTCCTGCGGAAGTCTTCCACCGAGGACGCTTTCACCAGCGAGGTCTGCAGAGCGGCGATCCGGGCCCCCCGGACCTCCTCGGAGCGGGCCTCGGTGCCCAGGAGCTGCGCGGCTTGGAGTTGGGGATCGGTGATGTCGACGCAGACAACTTGGTAGGGGGCACAGATTCCCCTGTCGATGGCTTCTGAGAGTGTCAGGGTGTAGCAGCGGCTGCCGAAGGTGCCGTGGGGAGTGTCGTCCATGCTCGCGACCAGCTCGCCGGGGACTCGGGCTCCGTTGTTTCCCAATTGCCACAGCCTTGGTGTGGCTGTCATATACAGGCGTCGGAGCGCCGGGATGCGTGTGTTGTCGTGGATGACCGCCCAGGGTTTCCCGATCCGGCCTGACGTTCGGTGAGCCTCGTCGACCACGATGAGGTCCCATGCCGGAAGGCCAGCGCTGTGTGCCTTTTCCAGCGTGCCCAGGCCGAGAGAGGCGTAGGTGGCGTAGACGGTGACCTCGTTCAGGCCCCGGGTCCATTCGACGAGCTCGTCCGCGTCCGTGGTGTTGGGGAAGGGCGCCTCTTCACCGCGGAGCGAGGACACGCCGATCGCCGGGCTCTGGCGGCCGCCGTCGCGCCATGCTGCCTCGGTCTGGGCGAGCAGGTCCAGCGAGGGCACCAGGACCAGCACACGGTCTGCGTGGAGCTCCTGTGCACTGTGGATCGCGACGCGGGTTTTTCCGGATCCGGTCGCCATGATCACCTGCGTGCGGAGCCCTCTTTCGGGAACTGGTGATCCTGTGGGCGGCTCAAGGGCGTGCAGGACCGCATCGATGGCTTCTCGCTGGGCGGCCTCGCGCTGGTCGACGCGGTTGGTGGTCGGCATATCGGCCCTGTCCTCCTGGGCGGTCTGGTCGATTTGAGGAGGTGGGAAACGGCTGATGTGTACGGAGGTGGAACGACGGGACGGTGATCGGCCTGGGTAGCTGTTCAGGCTGGCCGGGTGAGAGCCGACAAGGAGCTGCTACCCATCCACACGCTGGGCAGATGCGTCGATCCACACGATGCGGTGAAATACTTCCTGACCAGGCCTGGAGCCAGGTCCCACTCTGCTATCCACTTCTCAACGAACCTCAAGCTGCGCCCCGGGGACGGCCGCGAGCCCTGGACGCTGGGCTAGCCCGAACCGCGGCAGGAATCGGGCCCGCGCAGGTTCGTTGAGTTCTGCGCACATTCATTGATGCGAGAGCCGCTGTCGCAGGTCAGTGGATCTGGTACGAGATGATCTTTCCAGAGTCTAGCTATGAGAAAAATTGAAGCACTCTTGTTGGAAGGCTGTTTCGACGAGGTCTCCTCAAGGCTTCGTGACCATGTTTTCCTCTTTGGCAGCCGGCCCGCGGAGCGGGCTTGGTTCTGGAAACGGAGTCATGGAAGGCCTCAGGGCGGGGGAGTGAAGCGGATCCGCCCAACAGGCCTCAGGCCCGGACCCTGTGAAACGGGGCCACCTCTGTGCGAAGCGGGAGCCCCAAGTTCCACACAGCGGTGGCCTGTAGCGTCGAGCGGAGCCGGACGAAGCGATCATCACCTTTGGAGGGGCTGATGGAGGCGAAGAGCGTGTGGCCGGAGCTGATGGGCAAGTCGGCGGAGGAGGCCGGTCGGCAGATCGGGGCGGAGTTTCCGGAGATTACGGTCCATGTGGTGCCTGAGGGCAGCATGGTGACGATGGACTTCAATGAGCAGCGGGTGAGGCTGTTCGTGAAGGACGGCAAAGTGGTCGGGGAACCCAGGCGCGGGTAGTCCTTGCTGCCAGCTTGGCCTGCGGAGCAGGCCTGGGGTCCTGGAGGCGGAGCCGGAAGGGCCCTGGGGTGGGGGAGCGGAGCGGACCCGCTCAACGGGCCGCAGGCCGGGACCCCGTGAAACGGGGTCACCTCTCGCGCGGAGCGCGGGAGGTCTGGGGCCTGCGGAGCAGGTCGGTTCTGGTCCAGTCCCGACACCTACCGCCACTCTCTGTCTCTCAACGTCAAATGTGTATAAGATCCATCCCCGAAAGGTCCCACCCGTTGATGCCCTTCCCCAACTTCCTCGACAGCTTCGCCATCAACCTCCTCGGCGCCACACCGCTTGAGGCAAACCCCCGGCACCGGGCCATCCTGGATGCCTACACCGACGTCCAGAACCTCGACCGGCGCCTGCTGACCGACATCGCCACCGCGATCGAGGCCGGCAAGGGAACCGCCCAGCAGCTGGAGGCGTGCATCGACGCCCTGGCCGAGCGCTTCATCGCTGGCTACCAGCTGTCACTTCTCCTGTCCACCGACTGCTGCTGCGCGGAGGACGCAGCCGAGGCCGAGCCCTGCGTGCCCTGCGGTCTGGAACGGGACGAGGAGTGCTGCCAGGATCCGGAACGGCCGGGCGACCTGCTCGAAGCCTGCCTCGGAGTGTTCGCCCAGCTCGGCGACCCGTATGCCGTGGCCTCCGCCGACCTCGTCGATGCTCTTCGAGACCTGCCGGGCATCGCCGGGAAGCACTGGCGATACAGCGATCTCACCCAGGCCCGGCTCGCCGAGCTCCTGGCCCCGCACGGCCTGCGGACCCGCGACATCACCCTGCCGGACGGCCGGCGCCGCAAGTCCTACCAGCTCGACGCCCTCTTCACCTCCATGGGCGTGTGCACCAGCTGCTGAACACCACCACGGCCACCCGCATTCGGACGGCGACCATCGCGGACTGGCCGCTCATCGAGACGTTCCACCGCAGCTGCTCAGCGCAGGCCCTGTACCGCCGCTGGGGCCGAGCCCAGATCACCCGCCGCGACATCGAGCGGTTGCTGCACCACTCCAGCTGTTGGATCGCTCTGCTTGCCGCCGACAAGGTGGTCGCCCTCGGCTCGGCCGGACCCCTCAGCCGACAACCCGGAGTCTTCGACCTCGGCCTGCAAGTCGCCGACGCCTACCAGCGCCGCGGCATCGGTCTCGCCGTCGCCCGGCACGCCGTCACCCACGCCCGTTCCCAAGGCGCGCACACCCTCTCCGTGTACACCGAGGCGTCGAACCTGCCGATGCTCGGCCTGGTCCGGCACCTCGGCCACTCCACCGAGATCCGAGAGGGCACGCGCCTCGACGTCCGCGTGCCGCTGTCCGCCACCGACTCGACGGCTTCCCGGCTCACTCGAAGGAGGTGATCTCCCTGCCGTCCAACACGCCGCAGGCGAAGGCCCTGACCAACCTTGACCACCGCGTCGAGCTGGCCACCGGTCATACCGTCGACCTGCTGTGGACCTACCACGACCGCGGCCTGCTCGA harbors:
- a CDS encoding RNaseH domain-containing protein; the protein is MNTDSDQSLFTLSFPMDDRLLGEVYVYPQSEQFPSTWNRLPKPRGKDAMQPIASLQTAARAVTGERLVFTDPNRPAFNGPWARRTLLITPSPLDPLAIGNLVREWEARIPGHERHDTLAPLLDLQVGGPYALRDILQRDTQGRITGPYWAFRVAGWQLANLLASQPMPIDDQLPAPLPFLLDSDGDLLAWQSPLTHEKSWTDEESGKRRRIVGYAMERIHIEVEPAPGGRILVAHLSARISRVANHWKGIRNALVRHSVNPNVILKAPIRTRWEKGPGGFMQPKSVDYHGATAQIVEACGVGRLPEPPTDLDELSEVRGVHRTGKHPIEKGAGAMFLAKLEEHATRVFDQAPVTYQATSVKISKPTVDFRPYVPADKIAPALANADIAALRTVVVYESTEWKRRVLGQLARDYSLPALAGLADEKPLQVVPGFELVAMHLPELVRHGDQDRGLILNSLPWFKRTAERDLVTALCETRYLTDQEKENRVTDAKHALKDLFAERGIPSQFITMDSDPGDPYRMNMRDRVERSKARKAGSPDPAVDYKDDNAVQIALGSLQSDSGIIDNRLAGTAFHRNAKDTALDREAVAVGLWTRLHRFEEATGRPKRAAVLAITLVAMRITQGEDEYWPTLMYSDQGWQRLARARALHHTGPIGKKGHHLRKEQQGPDHVCDYVDRALAALTQRYPLIVFTEQRKGIWPGLSNERLGDPRIPGQQLIAQGWDISVVRVGNGQGTPQPSRRIGGGGKLPKNPEQPVMPEKLLYRSDHGGVPSWLFAGQSRQHAGGQRTGTQHTRRTLPSGQIAQMSSPFHAMTRSEYVVAHPGAWREEQLTGLAARISEQAAMWDGRTNLPAPLHLAKSADEKHPGFMDQEGLND
- a CDS encoding DEAD/DEAH box helicase — protein: MPTTNRVDQREAAQREAIDAVLHALEPPTGSPVPERGLRTQVIMATGSGKTRVAIHSAQELHADRVLVLVPSLDLLAQTEAAWRDGGRQSPAIGVSSLRGEEAPFPNTTDADELVEWTRGLNEVTVYATYASLGLGTLEKAHSAGLPAWDLIVVDEAHRTSGRIGKPWAVIHDNTRIPALRRLYMTATPRLWQLGNNGARVPGELVASMDDTPHGTFGSRCYTLTLSEAIDRGICAPYQVVCVDITDPQLQAAQLLGTEARSEEVRGARIAALQTSLVKASSVEDFRRTLVFHHVVKEAEAFAVGLPDVTAQLNNVDPELYPATIWADWLCGEHRPLHRRRVLAEFADSIATDGTTVEKAYLSSVKVLGEGVDTRTCDSVYWADVRGSMPDLVQAVGRALRMQPDEGKVASLVVPVLLGPGETPDNMLTSRAYGGLAKLLAALRAHDARIVETLAEPQAPSRYKPSTTNSAMNSNGSRDGSRDVSAPAKALLKFSTPRDPAALSAFINLRVLNPEHEHWRRGIEAAVIYARTQGDLRVPSTFRVPAVEATATSRWPATLAAFPLGQWIADARRLYNRGGMSQERARQLEKLGMIWSHYDVNWEEGLSAAHGWAAEHGHLLAPVDATYQGAAVGIWLKNARAAARKATEIEQRRTQGLPVHSSAWTMTQERREQLEAIDPAWCPVWPVAWQRCFHLVRRHLGTGQDLPTAAGETMCQGEDLGRWVTSVRHGWDQLTSVQQWMCQHVLGIAPAGEDEKPKPRTSQADKWELHYDAATQFFAREGHLTVPRKHIETITIGGDSQDQAQRDVELRLGAWIANQRTRASTLTPQRTEQLSKVGMRWA
- a CDS encoding serine protease inhibitor; translated protein: MEAKSVWPELMGKSAEEAGRQIGAEFPEITVHVVPEGSMVTMDFNEQRVRLFVKDGKVVGEPRRG
- a CDS encoding DUF3631 domain-containing protein is translated as MPFPNFLDSFAINLLGATPLEANPRHRAILDAYTDVQNLDRRLLTDIATAIEAGKGTAQQLEACIDALAERFIAGYQLSLLLSTDCCCAEDAAEAEPCVPCGLERDEECCQDPERPGDLLEACLGVFAQLGDPYAVASADLVDALRDLPGIAGKHWRYSDLTQARLAELLAPHGLRTRDITLPDGRRRKSYQLDALFTSMGVCTSC
- a CDS encoding GNAT family N-acetyltransferase; protein product: MHQLLNTTTATRIRTATIADWPLIETFHRSCSAQALYRRWGRAQITRRDIERLLHHSSCWIALLAADKVVALGSAGPLSRQPGVFDLGLQVADAYQRRGIGLAVARHAVTHARSQGAHTLSVYTEASNLPMLGLVRHLGHSTEIREGTRLDVRVPLSATDSTASRLTRRR